A genomic window from Labrus bergylta chromosome 7, fLabBer1.1, whole genome shotgun sequence includes:
- the c7h11orf96 gene encoding uncharacterized protein C11orf96 homolog, with translation MAAVRQMVMEASGFHVLPAHLMASAMEEFPQQLPVPKGPARGKSRSRRSREARFKTQPVTFAEIAEVEEEGSSPLEEERARRSFLQSLENLRRSTQTIHCPPAANHSCTPQTPTQASLDSSDSDSTQ, from the coding sequence ATGGCTGCTGTACGTCAGATGGTTATGGAGGCTTCTGGCTTCCACGTCCTGCCGGCTCACTTGATGGCCTCGGCCATGGAGGAGTTCCCCCAGCAGCTGCCGGTCCCCAAGGGCCCAGCGAGGGGAAAGAGCCGCTCCCGCCGGTCTCGAGAGGCTCGCTTCAAAACCCAGCCGGTCACCTTCGCTGAGATCGCAGAGGTAGAAGAAGAAGGTTCCTCCccgctggaggaggagagggcacGACGCTCCTTTCTGCAGTCTCTGGAGAACCTGCGGCGGAGCACACAGACCATCCACTGCCCACCGGCTgcaaaccacagctgcacccCACAGACTCCCACACAGGCCAGCCTGGACTCCAGTGACTCCGACTCCACCCAGTGA